A genome region from Etheostoma cragini isolate CJK2018 chromosome 4, CSU_Ecrag_1.0, whole genome shotgun sequence includes the following:
- the dtx3l2.2 gene encoding E3 ubiquitin-protein ligase DTX3L has protein sequence MSDKEVPMDIDIDAQPLTPHDMSAKNKDKVQVNLSMKWLEDVQPHKCRIELQKILQSWTNSKNLNGVKDLLADVSVVSVTENGTKAVINLSPVPAVDDFQKLSGQTLTSKCKTHTVTIQSVALTPLEQKTRMPEDASLNFTPSFMSEAQNEQEHPAKLSRPVSTAGEETCTCSVAVGHFWYVNNIYKEEIKRIEKENRVKIAAEVNVTFQVDQEDGDSRKALSEFTSLVQKCLTELETLPVSLNNAYEEEMKNVLKIAQTKENKLLLTVSSGNMTAWGPTPIQDAIRKSLTLSTNTSPSVGEPTWPFQDVPLNVGLSIKDPLVNAGLTMEESSWKLLTTSFNEQVSKIKSKFGVNFKESGISSGKVKVKACYNKPGGNISMESHAVRALLHLYQKSVTSPMSSSQHQGATGFTGSMSEGASGGHALNGKSGYSTDTTTGGGATAENDKDEKCPICMETFTEKKQLKCKHEFCEDCLAQSEKALGPTCPLCRDVFGMMKGDQPDGAMTWQSFHSPLPGFSDCGTITIQYEIFSGKQTKNHPNPGHFYSGIRRTAYLPDNKEGREVLGLLKKAFDQKLIFTVGTSRTSGMENQVTWNDIHHKTSITGGPLCFGYPDPSYLSRVKEELKAKGIE, from the exons ATGTCGGACAAAGAGGTGCCCATGGAT ATTGACATCGACGCGCAGCCTCTAACCCCTCACGACATGTCTGCTAAG AATAAAGATAAAGTTCAAGTCAATCTCTCAATGAAGTGGTTAGAGGATGTTCAACCGCACAAATGTCGAATAGAACTGCAAAAAATTCTTCAGAGTTGGACGAACAGCAAAAACTTAAATGGCGTCAAAGACCTTCTTGCAGACGTCTCTGTTGTAAGTGTCACGGAAAATGGGACTAAGGCTGTGATAAATCTTTCACCTGTTCCAG cTGTGGATGACTTTCAGAAACTGAGTGGACAAACACTAACCAGCAAAtgcaagacacacacagtcacaataCAGTCTGTTGCGTTGACACCACTAGAGCAGAAGACACGAATGCCAGAGGACGCTTCATTGAACTTCACTCCTTCATTCATGTCAGAGGCACAAAAT GAGCAAGAGCACCCGGCAAAGCTGAGTAGGCCAGTTTCTACAGCAGGAGAGGAGACATGCACTTGCTCTGTCGCAGTGGGCCATTTCTGGTACGTGAACAACATCTACAAGGAAGAAATTAAACGTATAGAGAAAGAGAATAGAGTTAAAATCGCAGCAGAAGTAAATGTGACATTTCAAGTAGACCAGGAAGATGGAGACTCACGAAAAGCTCTCTCTGAGTTCACAAGCCTCGTCCAGAAGTGCTTAACTGAATTAGAAACCTTACCTGTTTCTCTCAATAATGCCTATGAAGAGGAGATGAAAAACGTGCTGAAAATCGcccagacaaaagaaaacaagctttTGCTTACTGTGTCCTCTGGAAATATGACCGCATGGGGACCAACACCAATTCAAGATGCCATCAGAAAGTCCTTAACTCTATCAACAAATACCAGCCCGTCTGTTGGAGAGCCTACGTGGCCGTTTCAAGACGTACCACTGAACGTTGGCTTGAGCATCAAAGACCCTCTCGTCAATGCTGGACTAACCATGGAAGAGAGCTCCTGGAAGCTGTTGACTACTTCCTTCAATGAGCAAGTGTCTAAGATCAAATCTAAGTTTGGTGTGAACTTTAAAGAATCAGGCATCAGTTCAggcaaagtcaaagtcaaagctTGCTACAACAAACCTGGAGGAAACATCTCAATGGAGAGCCATGCTGTCAGAGCTCTGCTTCATCTGTATCAGAAGAGTGTCACATCACCCATGAGCTCTTCCCAACACCAGGGCGCCACTGGGTTCACCGGCTCAATGTCAGAAGGCGCGTCCGGTGGACATGCGTTGAATGGAAAATCAGGATACAGCACTGACACAACAACAGGGGGGGGAGCAACAGCAGAAAAtgacaaagatgaaaaatgtcCTATATGCATGGAGACATTTACTGAAAAGAAACAGCTCAAGTGTAAACATGAGTTTTGTGAGGACTGCCTGGCCCAGTCAGAGAAAGCCTTGGGACCCACCTGTCCTCTATGCAGAGATGTCTTTGGTATGATGAAGGGAGACCAGCCAGATGGAGCCATGACATGGCAGTCATTTCACTCACCTCTTCCTGGATTCTCAGACTGCGGCACTATAACCATCCAATATGAGATTTTCAGTGGAAAACAGACG AAAAATCATCCAAATCCTGGGCATTTTTATTCTGGTATAAGAAGAACAGCATATCTGCCAGACAATAAAGAGGGAAGAGAAGTGCTTGGCCTGTTGAAGAAAGCGTTCGACCAGAAGCTCATTTTCACTGTTGGAACGTCCCGAACGTCTGGGATGGAAAACCAGGTGACCTGGAACGACATTCACCACAAGACCAGCATTACAGGAGGACCAC